A genomic stretch from Candidatus Ishikawaella capsulata Mpkobe includes:
- the nuoM gene encoding NADH-quinone oxidoreductase subunit M: MLLPWLIITPFSGGLLCWLAEYFVIKISRWLAFITMGLTLTLSLYLWYEGNYYVVSPHHPSLIISQWWQSEFIMPWMKSLGIDIDLAIDGISLLMVIMTAILGLMAVVCSWQEKKYSGLFHLNLMWIVGAVIGVFLSIDMFLFFVFWELMLVPMYFLISLWGYKSDNGKTRIIAATKFFIYTQASGLFMLAAIIALVCIHYNNTGIWSFNYEILLDTHVSYQIEYLLMLGFFIAFAVKLPVIPLHGWLPDAHSQAPTSGSVDLAGLLLKTAAYGMLRFILTLFPHASAAFAPVAMWLGITGIFYGAWMAYSSQNNIKRLIAYSSISHMGFVLIAIYSSSALAYQGAIIQMIAHGLSAAALFIICGQIYERVHTFDMKEMGGLWHRIKWLPGLTLFFAVATLGIPGTGNFIGEFMILIGSFHNFPIITITAIFGIVFASLYSLIMMQLTYYGIGRVSRSSHRLKDMSKREFIMVTVLVLLVLFVGFYPQCIINTSYTAIENIYNRLIF; the protein is encoded by the coding sequence CTGCTGGTTAGCAGAATATTTTGTCATTAAAATATCACGTTGGCTTGCCTTCATTACTATGGGATTAACATTAACTTTGTCTTTATATCTATGGTACGAAGGGAACTATTATGTAGTTTCGCCGCATCATCCATCGTTAATAATTTCGCAATGGTGGCAATCTGAATTCATCATGCCATGGATGAAAAGTCTTGGTATTGATATTGATTTAGCTATCGATGGAATATCATTGCTGATGGTAATCATGACGGCTATATTAGGTTTAATGGCAGTGGTATGTTCTTGGCAAGAAAAAAAATATTCCGGATTGTTTCACCTTAATCTAATGTGGATTGTAGGAGCTGTTATAGGTGTATTCTTATCTATAGATATGTTCCTATTTTTTGTTTTTTGGGAATTAATGCTAGTACCGATGTATTTTTTAATTTCATTATGGGGATATAAATCAGATAATGGAAAAACAAGAATTATCGCAGCTACTAAGTTCTTTATCTATACTCAAGCTTCTGGTTTATTTATGCTTGCAGCTATTATAGCATTAGTATGCATTCATTATAATAATACTGGTATATGGAGTTTCAATTATGAAATTCTATTGGATACACATGTTTCCTATCAAATAGAATACTTATTAATGTTAGGATTTTTTATTGCATTTGCCGTAAAATTGCCAGTAATACCATTGCATGGTTGGTTACCAGATGCTCATAGTCAAGCACCTACGTCTGGTTCAGTAGATCTTGCTGGCCTTCTTTTAAAGACAGCTGCTTATGGAATGTTGCGTTTCATACTAACTCTATTTCCTCATGCATCTGCTGCTTTTGCTCCTGTCGCCATGTGGCTTGGGATCACAGGTATATTTTACGGTGCTTGGATGGCATATTCTTCTCAAAATAATATCAAGCGTTTAATAGCATATAGTTCTATTTCACACATGGGTTTTGTTCTTATTGCTATATACAGTAGTAGTGCTCTTGCTTATCAAGGAGCTATCATACAAATGATAGCCCATGGTTTATCTGCAGCGGCACTTTTTATTATATGTGGTCAAATTTATGAACGTGTGCATACTTTTGATATGAAAGAAATGGGTGGATTATGGCACCGTATTAAATGGTTACCAGGATTAACACTGTTCTTTGCTGTAGCTACATTAGGTATACCAGGGACAGGTAACTTTATTGGAGAATTTATGATTTTAATAGGAAGTTTTCATAATTTTCCTATAATTACCATAACAGCTATATTTGGCATAGTATTTGCTTCACTTTATTCTCTAATAATGATGCAACTGACTTACTATGGAATCGGTAGAGTATCAAGATCAAGCCATAGACTAAAAGACATGTCAAAAAGAGAATTTATAATGGTAACAGTATTAGTTTTACTGGTATTGTTTGTAGGATTTTATCCCCAATGCATTATAAATACTTCCTATACTGCAATAGAGAATATTTATAATCGCTTAATCTTTTAG
- the nuoN gene encoding NADH-quinone oxidoreductase subunit NuoN: protein MAINQQQLIALLPLSIIGLTILVVMLFIAWHRDHFISAVLTIIGLNITLLSLGIVFYYQKVSSVDVTILLRIDGYFIFYAAIILLCSLASCIFAYSWLISVTDNNREEFYLLILISTLGSIILVSANHFASFFIGIELLSVPMMGLIDYATNKRYSLEAAIKYMILSAATSTFLLFGIALIYADCGNLSFMEIGQYIHNHNILKEPLFLAGLGMIITVLGFKLSLVPFHLWTPDIYQGAPVPVSAFLSTASKIALFCLMIHLFAYIPIDINPKNSIFIILVSLAIFSMIFGNVMALSQNNIKRLLGYSSIAHLGYILLALIILNNKLSIEAAGVYMVGYILSNLGLFGIINIMSSPYRGYDNDYLYMYRGLFWYNPILAALMTIMLLSLAGIPLTVGFIGKLYTLIASINEHLWSLTISIVIGSSISLYYYLRVIIILYLSPPENNMNLDVNSLYTFPGLVVLICATLVMLFGVYPDYILKLLSITIPK, encoded by the coding sequence ATGGCAATCAATCAGCAACAATTAATAGCTTTATTACCGTTATCAATAATAGGATTAACTATATTAGTTGTAATGCTATTTATTGCATGGCATCGAGATCATTTTATTAGTGCTGTTCTAACAATAATAGGTCTTAATATAACTCTATTATCACTTGGTATTGTCTTCTATTATCAGAAAGTATCTTCTGTAGATGTCACTATACTATTAAGAATAGATGGTTATTTTATATTTTATGCTGCTATAATATTATTATGTAGTTTAGCTAGTTGTATTTTTGCATATTCCTGGTTGATCTCTGTTACAGATAATAATAGAGAAGAATTTTATTTGTTAATATTAATATCTACGCTAGGGAGTATAATTCTTGTAAGTGCAAATCATTTTGCTTCATTTTTTATAGGTATAGAATTATTATCAGTTCCGATGATGGGTCTTATAGATTATGCTACTAACAAAAGATATTCTTTAGAAGCTGCTATAAAATATATGATATTATCAGCAGCAACTTCAACATTTTTATTATTTGGTATTGCTTTAATATATGCTGATTGTGGAAATTTAAGTTTTATGGAAATAGGACAATATATACATAACCATAACATACTTAAAGAACCATTATTTCTTGCCGGTTTAGGTATGATCATTACTGTATTAGGATTTAAACTGTCACTAGTACCATTTCATTTATGGACTCCTGATATTTATCAAGGAGCACCGGTCCCTGTATCAGCATTTCTATCTACAGCTAGTAAAATTGCTTTATTTTGCTTAATGATTCATCTGTTTGCATATATTCCTATCGATATCAATCCTAAAAATAGCATATTTATTATATTGGTGTCTCTAGCAATATTTTCTATGATATTTGGGAATGTAATGGCTCTTTCACAAAACAATATAAAACGTCTATTAGGATACTCTTCTATTGCACATTTAGGCTATATTTTACTCGCTTTGATTATTTTAAACAATAAATTATCAATAGAAGCTGCTGGTGTATATATGGTTGGTTATATCCTTAGTAATCTTGGTTTATTTGGTATAATAAACATTATGTCTAGTCCTTATCGTGGTTATGACAATGATTATTTGTATATGTATCGAGGTTTATTTTGGTATAACCCTATTTTAGCCGCTTTAATGACGATTATGTTATTATCTTTAGCTGGTATTCCCCTGACCGTAGGTTTTATAGGTAAATTGTATACTCTCATAGCAAGTATAAATGAGCATTTATGGAGCTTAACTATTTCTATAGTTATAGGTAGTTCTATTAGTTTATATTATTATTTACGTGTTATTATTATTCTTTATCTTAGTCCCCCAGAAAATAATATGAATCTAGATGTTAATTCTCTTTATACTTTTCCTGGTTTAGTTGTGCTTATATGTGCTACATTGGTCATGCTATTTGGTGTTTATCCAG